From Cystobacter fuscus DSM 2262:
ACACCGTGACGGCGTGTTCCTGCCGGAGCAGCACTCCTCCCCATGCCTCGGGCCCTTGTCCGAGGAGCTCCAGGAGGGAGTGTTGGAGCAGTGCTTCCAAGACCCAGGGTGGACGAAAGGCATACTGCCCGGGTTGCCGTTCGCGCAGCAGTCCGAGGCTGCGTAATGCCTTCACGGTTCGGAATGCATCCGCAGGCAGTTGGGTGCGTGCCTTGTCGAGGTGCGCCTTGTCCACCTTCAACCCGTTTTCCGCGAGTGTCTCCAGCCACTCGAGGTCAACCCTGTCGGGCCTGACTCGGACGAGCGCGTGCCATGCATCGAGTGTACGTGCCTCATGGGAGGGGGCTGAGCCGTCTTGGAGCAGGGAGTGGCTCAGGTATGACAACCGCTCCCAGAGCTTGGGTACCGGGAGGTCTACTTCATTCTCGCGATGCTGGATGAGCATGCGCAGGAAGAGCTTCGCCATTTCGGATAGGTCTTGTGTCTTGGCGAGAGGGCCCGTGCCATCCTTCCGGCCATAGGTTGCGAAGAGCCCCGCCAGTCCCAATGCGGTGCCGACGTTGTCGATGCGGTTGAGAATGGTGGACTGGGAGAGCCATTGGCGGAACGCCCTCGCATCGAACCTCTTCACGGTGACACGCTCCTCGAGCCATTCGAGAAAATCGTCAATCCATTCAGGAGCGCTGGCGTTCTTCACGAGTCTCCAGTTGGGCGGTGGTTTGCGGAAGAGACGCTCCTCATCCTCCTCTGGGCGGTTCTCTGGCGGTGCGGAGGGAAGAGACTCGGTGGCCACGCAGATCTTCCATTCTTCCCACCTCTGCTCCCAGTCGGGAGCCTCTTCCGCGGAGTCCAGTTCGACGAATACCGGGTGGCCATTGGCCGGGAGTTGCTGCTCGGCCTCAGCCCATGTCCTGGCCTGAATGAAGACCGCCAGCCCACGTGCTTGGAGCCACTGACCCACCAGTGTCCGTCCCGAGCCACTGGGCGCGTACCACCACAAGGGCCAGAAGGCCGGGTCTTGAACCTCCATCCGAATTCCGGGTGGTAGCGGCTCATGCCTCAGGTCCAACGGTCGTGTCTGCACATCGCGGAGCCGGAGCTTCGCGCCGGGGGCGAGCTTGTTGGCTTGGAGTTCCGCCAACTGTTCGTTCAATTCCTCCGGGGCCATTTCCAGGGCTTCAGCGAGGGCGCGGGACACCTCGGGATGTTGATCGAGCCACTCCAGTGATTGGCCCTCGTCGAACTTCCCCAGGTACGTCGCCAGCGACGTCGCCTTGAGTTTCTTGCCTCGAGGCCAGGCGTGCGCCTTGCGCACCCGCTGTGCCAGCTCGCTAACGCTGGTGCTCGGGGGCTCTAGCTGCTCCATTCGCTCGCGAATCCACCCCATGGGTTGTTGCTCCTCCTGGACACCTCAAGTCTCGTCCAAATTGGACTCAAGTTGAGCGAGATTCTGGGACGATTGGAAGCAGTGACGCCCTCCTATAACTTCAGGCCATCTCAAGCATGACGAAGAGGTGTTCCATGACGACTCTCGACGGTGGCCAGTACTGGTGCGATCTCCTGCCCGACTCCGTGACGGCAATGTGGACTGCGGCTCTGGGCTCCATGGGGTCGGGCCGCTATACGCTGATCGCTCCCGCTGCACGAACCCTCATCGAGCGGGTTGCTCGAGATCTGCTTGGCGAGAGCGGCAACCCGGGCGAGTCACTCCGTGCCCTCAAGGACGCGGGGTTCATCACCCACCGCCTTCGGCGGCAGCTTCAGGTCGTGGTGGAGGTGGGGAACGCCGTATTGCATCGCGGACTGGAACTGGAGGAGGCCGAGGCTCGGCTCATCTTGGGTCTCATCGAGACCCTGCTGCGCGTCTCATACTTTCCAGAGGCACGGGTGGAAGCCTTGAGGTCCGCCATTCCCCCACGCCGATGAGCGAAATCAGCCCTGGCCCACTTCGCCTCGCCAACTCAGCAAGGGGAGCAGGCCCACCACGTAGGGACTCGGGACGGAGCGTGGGGCCATGCCCCGTTTCTTCCCGTGGCCAGAATCCGTCGGAAGTTGTCGTTTCGGCCACTCGCGGGGGAGGGAAGTCCCAGGCTTAATCACGAACATCCTCGTGCCTGTGAAGCCAGACTCCACATCGGGCACGGCGATGACCCATAAGAGGGAAAGCGAAATGAATCAGACACAACCGCCGCCGCTCCAGATTGGAATGCTGCTCTACCCGGACTTCACGCTCCTGGACCTGACCGGTCCCCAGGGCGTGCTGGGCCTGCATGGGAAGACCCACCTCCTCTGGAAGACGCTCGACGCGGTTTCCACCGACACGGGGATCAGCCTCAACCCGACCACGACCTTCGGTGACTGCCCGGACGACCTGGACATCCTGTTCGTGCCGGGTGGGTTCGGCACGCCGCAGGCCATGGAGGACCCGGAGATTCTCCGCTTCCTCGCGAACCGGGCGGCACGAGCCCGATACGTGACGTCCGTGTGCTCGGGGTCGCTCCTCCTGGGGGCGGCGGGTCTGCTCCGGGGGTACAAGTCCACGTCGCACTGGGCCGTGCACGAACTGCTTCCGATGTTTGGAGCGGAAGCGGTCCAGGCGCGCGTCGTGGTCGACCGCAACCGGATCTCCGGCGGAGGGGTGACGGCGGGGATCGATTTCGGGCTGGTGCTCCTGGCGCAACTTCTCGGGGAGGATGCCGCGAAGAGCACGCAGCTCATGCTGGAGTACGACCCACAGCCTCCCTTCGATTCGGGCACGCCCAAGACCGCCGAGCCCCGCATCGTGAAGCAGGTCCTGGACTTCCTCGAGCCGTTGAACCAGCAGATGCTGCGAGGCGCTCAGGCCGCACTCCGCGCGACGAGCACCTGAGCGGCCGCCGGGGACACCCCTGGCGCCAGGGTGGCGATGTCAGGCTCTCTCGCTTTTTAGCGACGTCCCTCCGCGAGCGGGCCTGTCGTGTCCCTCGGCGTGCCCTTGGCTCGCTCCTTGCTGAATGGCGCGGGCATGAACATCCGCCTGATGCTCCGATGGTGTCCCGTTGTCCTCTCCCTTGGCTGTGGGCCGCGGCAGACCGTCTACGAAGAGGTGGGGGTCGCGACCTACTTCCTGGACAACCAGTCGAGCCATGCGCTGCGCGTCGAGTGGAAGACGAGCCCGCAGCTTGACAGTGAGACCGGGCAGAAGTCTGTCCCGAGCGGTACGGTGAGGGAGCTGTTCTCCGACAGCCACTTCGGCGTGAATCCCTTGCCCACGGATACCTTCGCCTCACTGGCGATCTATCGGGTGGATACCGGCGGCAGGGTCTACCTGCAGGAGCCGATACGCGTCGAAGCCTGGCACCGTGAGCGCAAGGACTCGCGGCTCTACGGACTCACCCATTACACCTTGCGCATCCGCGATGAGGATATGCCATTGCCCTGAGCATGGCTCCTCCCTGCCTCGCGTCCCTGTTCTGATTTCACGGGCCCCCTCGTGTAGGGCGCACGGCCCGCGAGGGGCCCATCGTGCAAGGTGCAACCCGGGAGCGGTGGGCCCTCTCCCAAATACGCGAAATCACGAGGGGGAGGAGGCAGGGCACCGGGTACGGCGCGTGCTCTTGGGACGGGGCACACCATGGCTCCTTCTTGCCTCGCGCCCCTGTTGTCGTCCCTGCTGCTCGGTCAGTCTCCGGCCGAGTCCCTCGCCTCGCGCCTGAAGGTGGAGGGCGGGGCGGACGTCTATTACGGCTACAACTCCAACCGCCCGGCCGGTGGCGCCAACTTCCTTCCCGGCACGGGCACCACCGCCCTGCGCGACAACGCCTTCACGCTCAACCTGGCCAGTCTGGGGGTGAGTCTGGAGCCCGCGCCCGTGGGCTTCCATGTCCTGGTGGGCCTGGGCACCGCGGTGGACGTGGTGCACGCCGCCGAGCCCGAGGCCCCCGGCAGCGGTCCCGAGGTGTGGCGGCTGCTCCAGCAGGCGTCCGTGTCCTATGTGCACGGGCCCCTCGCGCTGGAGGCGGGCATCTATCCGAGTCACATCGGCCTGGAGGTGCTGCCCTCGCAGGGAAACTGGACGTACACCCGCTCGTGGATGGGCGAGCTGTCGCCCTACTACCAGGCGGGGCTCAAGGGCACGTGGACGTTCTCGAAGGAGTGGAGCGCGCAGCTCCACGTGCTCAATGGCTGGCAGACCATCGGCGAGAACAACCGTGGCAAGGCCCTGGGCACGCAGGTGGCCTACGCGGGCGAGCGGCTGTCGGCCTCCTTCAACACCTTCATCGGCGAGGAGGGCTCGGGCGGTGACGCGGGTCTGAGGCTCTTCGGCGACCTGGTGGCCACTCTGCGGGTGACGGAGGTGCTGAGCCTCGCGGCCACCGCGGACGTGGGGACCCAGAGGCGCCCCGGCCAGCCCGCCGCCGTCTGGTACGCCGCCGCGCTCAACGGCCGTTTCCAGGTGGCCGGGCCCGTGGCCGTGGCCGCTCGCGCCGAGCTGTTCGATGACCGGAGCGGCCTCATCAGCGGCACCGTCCAGCGGCTCGTGGAGGGCACCCTCACCCTCGAGGTGCGGCCCGTGGAGCACCTCGTCCTCAAGCTGGAGGCGCGGCACGACCGTTCCCGTGCGGATGTCTTTGGCGGCCCTCCGCCACGTTCCACCCAGACCCTCGTGGTGGCCGGAGCCACCGCGTTTTTCTAGGAGCCCCCCATGGATGCCGCCCTGCTGCTGGTGACCGTTGGTTTCTTCGCGCTCACGTGGGCCTACGCCCGCGGCTGCGAGCGCCTGTGAACGGCTGCCGCTTCCCAGCCACTCACTTGCCCACGTATCGGTAGAACGTCGGGCGCCGTCCAGACCAGTAGTCCCGGACGTAACTCGCCGGGGCAACGCCCGTGCTGCTCTGCGCGCCGATGAAGGTGCCCGCCTTCGCGTCGACCACGATGCCCATGTGATCGCTGCCGCCGCTGAAATGCACGATGTCACCCTCCCTCACTTCGTTTGGACTGATGCGGGAAAAGGAGGGTGAACGGGCAATGTCCGTGGCTTGCGTGTAGGGGGCATTGGCATACCCCGCTTCCTTGAGGACTTCCCAGACGAAGTGGGAGCAGTCGATGCCATTGCCATCCCCGCCACCAAACTCGTAAGGCGTGTTCGTCCACTTGCCGGCGATGGATTTGACTTCATGCGAGGTGGGCATGTCTGCTCCTTTTGTGGGGGAGGGCACGTCGTACGCAGAGTGAAGTCTAACGTGAAGAGGCCGCTCGGCTGGGGGAGCTCGGGTGGTTTTGTCGATTGCCAGACGGATGCACGCTCGCCGAGCGGGACGCGCTGCTCGTACGGACCACGCGCGTCGAGTCCCCGCCGCGAGAGGACGGGCCCCCCTCGTGTAAGTCGCACGGCCGCGAGCGGCCCATCGTGCAAGGTGCAACCCGGGGGACATGTGGCCGCGCCCAAGCCCCTGGAATCACGAGCGGGAGGAGTGGGGGGAGACGGGCACGGCGTGTGCTCTGGGTAGCACGTGAAAGGAAGTCATCGTCCATGACCTTCGATTACGTCGCCGGTGCCGTGCTCGCGGTGCTGCTCACCGTCTATCTCGTCTACGCCCTGCTGCGGCCCGAGCGCTTCTAGGAAAGACAGCCATGAGTCTCCTCGGTTGGTCGCAGATCCTCCTCTTCCTCGCCCTGGTGCTCGCGTTGACGCGGCCCGTGGGCGCCTACCTCTTCCGGGTCTTCGAGAGACCCGAGCAACCCCTTCCCCGGGTGCTCGGCCCCGTGGAGCGCCTGCTGTTGCGGCTGTGCGGCGCCTTCCCGGCGCGCGAGCAGACGTGGGGGCAGTACACGCTGGCGCTCCTGTCCTTCAGCCTCGTGGGCATGCTCGCCACCTACGCGGTGCTGCGCCTGCAACACGTGCTGCCGCTCAATCCCCAGGGCCTTCCCTCGGTGGGGCCGGAGCTCGCCTTCAACACGGCGGCGAGCTTCACCACCAACACCAACTGGCAGTCCTACGCGGGCGAGTCCACGCTGAGCTACCTCAGCCAGATGCTGGGGCTCGCCACGCACAACTTCACGTCCGCGGCGGCGGGCCTCGGTGTGGCGCTGGCACTCGCCCGGGGTTTCACCCGGCGGCCCGGTCCCGAGGGCTCCAAAACGTTGGGCAACTTCTGGGTCGATCTGGTGCGCGGCCTGCTCTACGTGTTCCTGCCGCTGTGCCTCGTCTACGCGCTCTTCCTCGTGGCCGAGGGCGTGCCGCAGACGTTCGCGCCCTCGCGCGAGCTGACGACGCTGGAGGGCGTGAAGCAGACGCTGGCGCTCGGGCCGGTGGCCTCGCAGGAGGCCATCAAGATGCTCGGCACCAATGGCGGCGGCTTCTTCAACGCCAACAGCGCCCACCCCTTCGAGAACCCCACGCCGCTCACCAACCTGGTGCAGATGCTCTCCATCTTCCTCCTCCCCGCGGCCCTCACGCACACCTATGGCCGGATGGCTGGGGACACGCGCCAGGGCTGGGCGCTCCTCACGGCAATGAGCTTCCTGTTCCTCGTGGGGGTGACGGTGGCCTACGCCGCCGAGTCCGCGTCCAACCCCGCCGTGGCCGCCGCCCAGGTGGCTCCCGCCGGCAACCTCGAGGGCAAGGAGGTGCGCTTCGGCATC
This genomic window contains:
- a CDS encoding DUF4145 domain-containing protein, with amino-acid sequence MTTLDGGQYWCDLLPDSVTAMWTAALGSMGSGRYTLIAPAARTLIERVARDLLGESGNPGESLRALKDAGFITHRLRRQLQVVVEVGNAVLHRGLELEEAEARLILGLIETLLRVSYFPEARVEALRSAIPPRR
- a CDS encoding DJ-1/PfpI family protein — encoded protein: MNQTQPPPLQIGMLLYPDFTLLDLTGPQGVLGLHGKTHLLWKTLDAVSTDTGISLNPTTTFGDCPDDLDILFVPGGFGTPQAMEDPEILRFLANRAARARYVTSVCSGSLLLGAAGLLRGYKSTSHWAVHELLPMFGAEAVQARVVVDRNRISGGGVTAGIDFGLVLLAQLLGEDAAKSTQLMLEYDPQPPFDSGTPKTAEPRIVKQVLDFLEPLNQQMLRGAQAALRATST
- a CDS encoding porin → MAPSCLAPLLSSLLLGQSPAESLASRLKVEGGADVYYGYNSNRPAGGANFLPGTGTTALRDNAFTLNLASLGVSLEPAPVGFHVLVGLGTAVDVVHAAEPEAPGSGPEVWRLLQQASVSYVHGPLALEAGIYPSHIGLEVLPSQGNWTYTRSWMGELSPYYQAGLKGTWTFSKEWSAQLHVLNGWQTIGENNRGKALGTQVAYAGERLSASFNTFIGEEGSGGDAGLRLFGDLVATLRVTEVLSLAATADVGTQRRPGQPAAVWYAAALNGRFQVAGPVAVAARAELFDDRSGLISGTVQRLVEGTLTLEVRPVEHLVLKLEARHDRSRADVFGGPPPRSTQTLVVAGATAFF
- a CDS encoding C40 family peptidase gives rise to the protein MPTSHEVKSIAGKWTNTPYEFGGGDGNGIDCSHFVWEVLKEAGYANAPYTQATDIARSPSFSRISPNEVREGDIVHFSGGSDHMGIVVDAKAGTFIGAQSSTGVAPASYVRDYWSGRRPTFYRYVGK
- the kdpF gene encoding K(+)-transporting ATPase subunit F, whose product is MTFDYVAGAVLAVLLTVYLVYALLRPERF
- the kdpA gene encoding potassium-transporting ATPase subunit KdpA; this encodes MSLLGWSQILLFLALVLALTRPVGAYLFRVFERPEQPLPRVLGPVERLLLRLCGAFPAREQTWGQYTLALLSFSLVGMLATYAVLRLQHVLPLNPQGLPSVGPELAFNTAASFTTNTNWQSYAGESTLSYLSQMLGLATHNFTSAAAGLGVALALARGFTRRPGPEGSKTLGNFWVDLVRGLLYVFLPLCLVYALFLVAEGVPQTFAPSRELTTLEGVKQTLALGPVASQEAIKMLGTNGGGFFNANSAHPFENPTPLTNLVQMLSIFLLPAALTHTYGRMAGDTRQGWALLTAMSFLFLVGVTVAYAAESASNPAVAAAQVAPAGNLEGKEVRFGIAASALFATVTTDASCGAVNAMHDSFMPLGGLVPLVNMQLGEVIFGGVGAGLYGILVMVVLAVFIAGLMVGRTPEYLGKKIEAREMKLAMLYVLIFPLVILGLSAVAAVLPQGVSSLNNAGPHGLSELLYAFTSGTANNGSAFAGLNANTPFWNVSLGLSMLAGRFLMIVPVLALAGGMVGKKVVAAGPGTFPTHGGLFTGLLVSVVVIVGALTFFPALSLGPLVEHFLAGAGKAF